From one Anaerolineae bacterium genomic stretch:
- a CDS encoding polysaccharide deacetylase family protein: MSDLSRRDFLKLIGLGALTLAAPRKVFAAAEPRRYRVVQRIAPQDGVLMTVDDGYLRTFAPMVQVLYRRRVPVAFFAVGRVLPVLADYQGENLLEKLIEVGGIICNHSYSHPYFTHLDEKAIAEEIENWEAALADALGRDYLREMKARFPYFRIPFGAGKNLGRVYRVLQDYGYVVVWWNWDDMGVILKFVDGSHLEDALQEPLFDEVNRAIVREATAIRPGDILLMHSNDWARAALEGVVDVVERRWTWADPVRSLGRAAGLIPSAPSGGQEPRRRRIPRWADRLPRPY, translated from the coding sequence ATGAGCGACCTCTCTCGCCGAGATTTCCTCAAGTTGATAGGCCTGGGCGCCCTGACCCTGGCCGCCCCGCGAAAGGTGTTCGCCGCCGCCGAACCGCGGCGCTATCGGGTGGTCCAGCGGATTGCGCCGCAGGACGGCGTGCTGATGACCGTGGATGACGGCTATTTGCGTACCTTTGCGCCTATGGTCCAGGTGCTCTACCGCCGCCGGGTGCCGGTGGCCTTCTTTGCCGTGGGCCGCGTGCTGCCCGTGCTGGCCGACTATCAGGGGGAGAACCTGCTGGAAAAGTTGATCGAGGTGGGCGGGATCATCTGCAATCATTCGTATAGCCATCCATATTTCACCCACCTGGACGAGAAGGCCATCGCCGAGGAAATCGAGAACTGGGAGGCGGCCCTGGCCGACGCCCTGGGCCGGGATTACCTGCGCGAGATGAAGGCCCGCTTCCCCTACTTCCGCATCCCCTTCGGCGCGGGGAAGAACCTGGGCCGGGTGTACCGGGTGTTGCAGGATTACGGGTATGTGGTCGTGTGGTGGAACTGGGACGATATGGGCGTGATATTGAAGTTCGTCGACGGGTCGCACCTCGAGGACGCCCTGCAGGAGCCGCTATTCGACGAGGTCAACCGGGCCATCGTGCGCGAGGCCACGGCCATTCGACCGGGGGACATTCTGCTGATGCACTCCAACGATTGGGCCAGGGCGGCCTTGGAAGGGGTGGTGGATGTGGTGGAGCGCCGCTGGACCTGGGCCGACCCGGTGCGTAGCCTGGGCCGGGCGGCGGGGCTGATACCCTCGGCGCCTTCAGGGGGCCAGGAGCCTCGCCGGCGACGGATCCCGCGGTGGGCCGACCGGCTGCCCAGGCCGTATTGA